A part of Capsicum annuum cultivar UCD-10X-F1 chromosome 6, UCD10Xv1.1, whole genome shotgun sequence genomic DNA contains:
- the LOC107875680 gene encoding histone deacetylase 8 produces the protein MASSVVALPADNLIHVFWDEGMLKHDTGRGVFDTGMDPGFLDVLEKHPENSDRVKNMCSILKRGPISPFITWHQGRPAQVSELLSFHTQEYVNELIEADRNGGKELCGGTFLNPGSWDSTLLAAGSTLSAMKHIIDGQGKIAYALVRPPGHHAQPTQADGYCFLNNAGLAVQLALDGGCRKVVVLDIDVHYGNGTAEGFYRSDKVLTISLHMNHGSWGPSHPQGGTIDELGEGEGFGYNLNIPLPNGTGDKGYGYAMQHLVVPAIEKFEPDMMVLVVGQDSSAFDSNGRQCLTMEGYREIGRTIRGMADKYSNGRLLIVQEGGYHVTYSAYCLHATLEGVLDVSEPLLSDPIAYYPEDDSFPTKIIETIKKYHKEAVPFLKDA, from the exons ATGGCTTCATCAGTGGTGGCTCTGCCTGCAGACAACCTTATTCACGTATTCTGGGACGAGGGCATGCTGAAACATGACACAGGAAGAGGTGTTTTCGACACAGGAATGGACCCTGGTTTTCTTGATGTCTTAGAAAAACACCCTGAAAATTCAGACAGGGTAAAGAATATGTGTTCCATTCTCAAAAGGGGTCCTATTTCACCTTTCATTACTTGGCACCAAGGTCGCCCTGCTCAAGTCTCTGAATTGTTATCTTTCCATACCCAAG AATATGTAAACGAACTAATTGAAGCTGATAGAAATGGCGGAAAAGAATTATGTGGAGGGACATTCTTAAATCCTGGGTCATGGGATTCTACACTTCTTGCTGCTGGTAGTACATTATCAGCTATGAAGCATATAATTGATGGACAAGGGAAAATTGCGTATGCATTGGTCAGGCCACCTGGTCATCATGCACAACCTACTCAAGCTGATGGCTATTGCTTCCTTAACAATGCCGGTCTAGCTGTACAACTGGCTTTGGATGGTGGCTGTAGGAAAGTTGTTGTCCTTGACATAGATGTTCATTACGGGAATGGAACAGCAGAAGGATTTTATCGTTCTGATAAGGTTCTTACTATTTCCCTTCATATGAATCATGGTTCTTGGGGCCCTTCTCATCCACAGGGTGGAACTATAGATGAGCTTGGTGAAGGTGAAGGTTTTGGGTATAACCTCAATATACCTTTGCCAAATGGAACTGGAGACAAAGGGTATGGTTATGCCATGCAACATTTAGTTGTTCCTGCTATCGAGAAATTTGAGCCTGATATGATGGTTTTGGTTGTTGGGCAGGACTCAAGTGCT TTTGATTCAAATGGAAGACAATGCTTGACAATGGAAGGTTACAGAGAGATTGGTCGGACAATTCGTGGCATGGCAGACAAGTATAGCAATGGAAGGCTCTTGATCGTCCAAGAAGGTGGATACCATGTCACATATTCAGCCTATTGTCTGCACGCCACTCTTGAAGGTGTGCTCGATGTTTCAGAGCCTCTATTGTCTGATCCTATTGCTTATTATCCTGAAGATGATTCATTTCCAACCAAGATAATCGAAACTATCAAAAAGTATCATAAAGAAGCTGTACCATTTCTTAAAGATGCTTAG